In Papaver somniferum cultivar HN1 unplaced genomic scaffold, ASM357369v1 unplaced-scaffold_116, whole genome shotgun sequence, the DNA window tatatatatatatgcatatagGTAACCAGTATATGCAAGCacttttctttgctgatttatAGTTAATCAATAGGTCATTTTCAGAATGTGCAAACATTGTTTGAATGGCATCCCTCCTGCGTATATAATCTATATAGAAAAAGAAAGAGTGCTGGATGTTACCGGTTGACAAGCCTCCAGTGTTCAAGATATAGAATAACAGGTTTAGGATTTTAGAGTAACAAGGTttataggaaataaaaaaaaaacaaattcaaaatgaCTTACCAGTGTTCAAGTATCATGACAACATATTTCACTAATTAATTCAGTTTAAGTGTACCCGAGGGTTGCAAGAGTTGGTGACAATTACATAATACTGATAATATGAGTGGTGGTCATTCACTAATTGAACTGGAAATCACACATGTGGAATTGTAAAATGGAGACATGTGAGATTAGCGAGAGATACTAAAGATCAATGGAAAAAATGGTATATAGGTTTTGATTGTGCTTTATCACTACTTGATTATAAATTTTTGAAGTCATGCGTTGCTAATATTTTCCCATAGGAAACTACATGCAACCCACATAGCCTTAATAATCAGAACATACAAATCTACAACTCCTAAACTAATTAAGTTTCATGTCATTCTTATAATTAATTATTCcatatataatataaaattaaccgTTTATAATCCCTGCTGGAGAATTATATATAGTAAGGAAATATACCAGTACATTGCACACATATGAGTTCCTTACAGAGTATTCGTCCCCCGGTTGCAACgcaaggttagttttttttttaagatttatgtTCCTTTGGTGTGATTTAATCATATTGATGCCATTGAATATATGATGGACATGTTGTGTTTTTCATTTCGTGttgatgtatgtattgtttatattGAACCACAGGTCTGTCAGAAAATCAATACTAGAGGGATCTTTTAAGTTTCATTCCAGCAGCAACTACTGCTCAAGAAACGGGACATCTATTTCTGTGAACTGTGAATGAGCTTCTCGATGCATTAATCGCAGTCTCATATAAACATTGCATGAGGCATAAGTTCAAGAAGCAGTACCCCGCTCATACGGGTATTGTATCCCTTCAAGATGACACGGTTAACGAAATAAATAAGCGCACGAAATCATTGTTTCCAGGTGAGGAACATATATGTACCTAAGTAAAGACTATATATTTTTTGCTACTGATAATTACACATAACTAGTGcatttgtatccagtaaaattTCTAAACAAACCTGAATAGACGCGCATCCCGCATTATGGGATACGATTGAAGGTTGAACTATCAATTATTCTCTTGGATAACCCAAATGACCTTTATGGGGGACAAGGCATAGTAAAAGGAACATAAATGATTATAACACAGCTGGAAGAACATGAAATAAATTGGGGCGAAGTTCTAACTGGAGATGCTGCTGGGAATAAATTAATAATAGGGAGCAAAGTGATGAAATCAAAATATACAATACCACTTAATTACTAGATATCAATTTCCATTCAAAATTTACTTTGCGATGCACATAAACGATAACTGGGCACAATGCATGATTTTATTTGAGATCAGGAGTAAAATGAAAACCCTACGTATGTTGGCATTTCGATATAACTTATGGACCATCAAAACTAAAAATTACTGTCATCAGAAAGAATGGTTTTCCAAATTCATTCTGAAATATCCAGGTTTATAGACCATGTTCTCCAATAATTTAACCCATGAGTATAACTATGGTGAATAGCAGAATAAAAGTTTACGGTGATTTGGTTTCAAATTCGGTGCCCCTGGTTTACTTATTTATcttaattaaatatttttttacgAGTAAGTTTGCTTGGTATTTTAAAAGTTGCAATTATTTAAGAACATTATAAGATTTGTTATGGTGTTCTGGTTTTAAGTCTCCAGCCCTCGGTTTACTTATATATATTAGTTGTTTTTTCGAAGATAAAATTCTTAGAGTATTGTTATAGAGCTTCGATTGTTTAATAAAATTGGTAGATTTTTTGGGTTTTACGAGTTTAGTAGTACAAATCTTTAGGTCATAAGACAATTTAAAAATAAGTTTGTACACTAAACATACTATACAAATTCGTATATTATTTTCGAGTGTGCCTAATAAGTTAGGGAAAAAAAGAAAGTACATTACGTGAATATGGTTAGGCGTGAATATGGTTAGGCCTGACGGTATTCTCTCAGGGGCATTCTCATCGACGTTGATGGATGATACAAAGAATGTACTAGCTACCAGAGCCAAGGCGTATTTCTTATAGACTTATAGAATTTACTGTAGAAGGTATCGAACTTCTATCTCTATTTTACAAATACAATCAATTGTGATGTGGAGTAGATATTTAAGGCAGCAAGATTTTAAGAGATTTAAACTCCATAAAACCGTTAATAATTGTTTCAGATGCACGAGAAAATTATATAATATATTATTAAGGATTAGTTTAAGGTTAATGCTAGATAAGGTTGAGTGAAAGCATGACATGTCCTTTAGCTTGACATGTCCTATGTGCTGTCCAAAGCATGACTAGACTACCATGATAACATTACAAAAAGGAACTGAACGAAGAACCAGTAACCTATTTCCCGTTGGCTCGCGAAATACAGGTGAAATGTTATCAAAAAAAAGGATGAAAAAATGCATCTCACATTAGGACGATCAGTCTCGCAGCCACCGGTTTCCCCTATCCTGCTTCCCAAGATTGCTGGGATGAGGTTCTTCAATCTCAACACTGGAGGAAAAATCCCCACTTGGACTATTTCTCAGAGCTTCTCATTTACCAGTCTAAAGTAAAACTGGTAAAAACAGCAATTCTATGACCTACTATGACCTAAGAACACTTAATCAAATGCTACAATAATTACTAGTAGTCAAAGTAAAACTGTCGAACAGACTAACAAGCAATGCAACAAGATAAGAAAACATAAAAACAGCAAGCAAACTATGAGTTCTACTTCCACGCTTCTAGCTCCTTCAAGCTACTGAAAAAATTACTTCAAGCAAGGCTAATGGATTACTTGAAGTTTTACTGAAAAAATTGGCAACCAAAAAGGACCAAGATCAACTTTAACAAAAATACTGAACCATAATTATGCATACATGATTTTGGGAAAGTTCATTATCGAGTCTTCCTGGTTGAACTCATCACCCTTTCGAGGAAAAGATTAAATTAACTTTCAAGATATACATCATTGaagtttttgatgatttcactGGATATGCTCATCGAATATAATCTAATGTCTAATTCAGGATTCTAGTAATAAAGCATGACAGTAACTCTAAATCTTAACCAATAAATCTAGTAAACCAATGACAATTACCAAGATAAGATAGTACATACATGTACCTAATTAAAAGAAGGATAAAAACACTTCTGAACCTCTGTTGATAAACAGATATCCCCCAACATGGAGAGCCTTCTCGCTTTAAATCTAATTCTTTGAGAACATCAGCATCAACTCCTTCCACTCCCTTCGGTATTAAGGTTTGCAGACAAAAGGAAGTTCTCCTAATGACAGCGCAGCTGACAATCCAGTGATCcacatttgagcaataaatgtcTTCATCGCGAGCAATAAGTGATCCAAAGACAACATCCTCTTTAGGTTTGAAGGCAGTAAAAGCTGACGCATTTCGGGAAGGTAATCCTCGTTAAACCAGTAAAGCAACATCTGATCTGAGAAAACTGAATTAATCTAGTAAACTGATGTCAGTTACCGAGATATGTGTACTAATAAGAAGGATAATACACTTTTGAGCCTCTGTGGATAAGCACATAAGCCGAACATCTATCCAAATCCGACTCACTGAAACCATCAACATCAACTCCTTCCACTCCTTCCGGTATGAAGGTTTGTAGAGAAACAAAGTTGTCCTCATGACAGTGCAGCTGGAAATCTTGATTGATGAAAGAAATATCATCATCTAACCAACTAAAAACATCGGAACAATAATAAATGTGCTGGGGTTCTATCCTCTTTGCTCCAAAAACATCAGCCTCTTTAGGATGAACAGGCAGTACAAGCTGAAGCTTTTTAGAACGCAGATTGTAAACTTGAAGATGCTTCCCGTTGAACCAGTAAAGAAACATCTGATCCGAGAAACTGAATATGCGAGTAGGAGGTATAGCGTCGAAGCAAAAACAGCAGGGATCTGGTGCCAGATCCCTTGACCATGTGAGATTAGAATCTACACAAACATCAAAACTCTCCTCCTGAACCCACCCTTCCTCCTTCAATAGGCACAAATGAACTTTACTACAACAGCAGCATCTAGTACGACTCGGATGATCATCACGGGAACGATGAGAATCATCACTTCCTTTCGTTGGTAATTTTTCAAAACGTGCAATACAAGGAGATCCCTTGAATTCCAAAAGATGAGGATAATCATCATGTAAGTGCTTACAAGGAAATCCCTTCAACTCCAGAAGACGAGGAAAAACAGCAAGTGGGTGCTTCTGTTGCTCTCCAGTAGTGCGTTTGGCTGGCAGTTGAATGAACTGGTACTTGTCGTCGTGGAGATTGAACGACAGTAGCATCTCCAACTCATTACCATCCATATTACTGTAATCATGCTCGATATTGTCAGATCTTGCTTCCACCAAATTTGCAATTATCTTCCAGACCAAACATCCATTGCTGCTCGTGGTACAGAAGATGGCTGATTTGTCCCTACCCGTGCGCACTCTTAGGTGTCTAATAGGACGACCTAATATCGGCACAATCGTAGCAGTGACATCTCTCCATGATTTAGTTCCCAGTGTAAATACCACAGCGTTAAGCACCTTTTCCGCAGTAGAGAAAAAACTTACCAACTTGTACTTGTTCGTTGAGGAATCGAACCCAAATCCGTGACAGATGGTGCGTGCATTGGTGGTGCATTTCCCAACTTTAACTGGATGAAAGATAGAGAGAAAGTCTTTCCTGTTTGGGTCCACAATCATGTAACCAGTTGAGTATTTACCGACTGCAGCCACACATGGTAGACCATGACGGTAACCGACCATCTCATATACACCGCGATCAAAAACACAACCTCGAAACTTGTCAAACTTCACAATATTTTCAGTACCATAAATTCTAGTGTTAAATTTGAAGAAGTGACACCCATACTCAGGCTCACCCGTGTTTTTATTAACCCCATTCCTAACATTCAAAAGGCTAAGGATAACTTGGGGGTGTTTCTGTGATTCAAGGAAATGATAATAAGTTAAGCGTTTATGATCATTATGAATGGAGTTATACCAGAGTTTGGATACCAGAACGGACGTCAGCAGTGTCTGGACTGGAAGCCTGGTTAATATTTCATCCACAATTAAATCATGAGGAAGGCACTTCTTTCTTCTATATGCTCTTTTCTTCTTGGTCTCCATCACTGTTGACGTATTTGTTGTATCGCCACCGCAATCTTTTCTTCTACATGCCTCCATCGCCGTTGAAGTATTTGCATCACCACAATGTTTTCTTTCATATGGTCTGTTTTTTGTCTCCATCACTGTTGGAGTATTTGTACCACCGCAATCTTTACTTTTCTTCATCACTGTCGACGTATCTGCTGTATCACcaccacaatctttttttttctttgtctccATCAATGTTGAAGTATTTTCATCACCACAGTTTTTTCTTTTATAAGGTCTTTTCTTCTTGATATCCATTATTGCTGAAGTATTTGCATCACCacaattttttcttttataaGGTCTTTTCTTCGTCTCCGTCACTGTTGGAGTATTTGTAGCACCACTGACTTTACTTTTCTTCATCACTGTTGGGGTATTTGTTGTATCACCACCACAATTTTTTCTCTTATATGATCTTTCCTGCTTCATCTCAATCATTGTCCCAGTAGTATTGGTGGTTATATCCTCACCACCACAACCAATTTGCAGGGGTTGTGAGACATTCATCTTCGACATaacttaaaataaataattattgaTGGAGCTAGCTTCTAGTTGCTTCCTACAGTATAAGAATACAACGGTTATTCTATTCCGATTTGATCTGATGacatagatatatatatatatatatgtaatgcAACCCAAATTGCACAAAACATAGTAAGAGCTCGTAAAAGgaaaaaattgaaattggaatACGAGGTTACCTGGATACCAGCTCAAGTATGGAAATTTCCTCCAAAATTCCTGTATTCTTTTTTGAGAAACCCTAATTGAATAAAGGAATCAGCAATACCATTAAAGATGCCATTTTTGAAACTGGAACTaacagcaaaagaaagaaatTGGATTTGGATTACCTGATGGGAATTGAAAAGCAGCTGAAGTAAGAAAGAAAACTTCCACCATCAAAAAAATTACCCAGAGACAACCCTAATTCAAGGAGGAGGAGGCGGCGGCGGAATCAATTTCATTTCTGGTAGAACTAAGGGTATTTAAATTAATTTGCTTattatgttttttgtttcttttttgtattcaaTTTGCTTACTATGTTAAGCACCTATATTAGTGGAGAATGACCACGAATGTAAATGCCGTCAGATCATATATAAGGAAATGGGTGCAAAATCAAACAGCCTAAAGTTGCGTCTTCACTTTGTTATTATGCATTCCTGAGACATGGTAGCGTCGCTTATCTTTTGCaattacctaaaaaaaaatatatacggtAAAAAATACAGAAAGAATAGACTGGGCCTTGGCCCTCGAATCGCTTGTTTTTTATAAACTTGACCCACAGGCCCTACAGAAGAAAGAAGCCATTAACGACCATTATATTCTCTCTCATCCTCTTTGCAAtgggaaggaagaagaagaaggaagaacttcGCAAAGGTATAATACCAAAACATTCTCCTCTCGCTTTCAGATCTCTTTTTTAGCTTATATATTGTGGATTCATCTCTGTTTGTTACATATCTTTCTATTTCTGATACACAACCTAACTTGAAATTAGCTCCCTTTGACTAAAATTGGATACTTTTGGGataaattatgatgaaaattaGCTAATTGGGGGTTTTGGATTTGTGATTTTAATTAAGGAACCCCTTTatttgtttgaatcatatttgtGATAAAATCATTCCTTTGAGACCCTTTGTTTGATTGAGATCATGATTGCTTATGATGTTTTATGTGTTCATTGTAGATGGTGTATAGGCACANNNNNNNNNNCCTCACTTATAGAGTTAGTCTATTAGGGGATCGTTTTCACCCTTCCTTTAGTTACATTGCTAATAGTCATGCTGATGAATAAATCCAATCGAGGCGTAGGAGAAAGACATCATGGCTGCAACTGCGGATAGCCATTCCATGCCATAGAAATTGGGTATCTGAGAAAACATAATATGAATAGCTCCAAAGAGAAGCATATAAATTGCATCTCCAAACACACATGGAGCCTCATGACCTTTTTTATGATAAAAATTCGATGTATGAATCGATTACCGTGGCTGGGAGGTGGACCACTGCAGAACTA includes these proteins:
- the LOC113329374 gene encoding uncharacterized protein LOC113329374 — encoded protein: MSKMNVSQPLQIGCGGEDITTNTTGTMIEMKQERSYKRKNCGGDTTNTPTVMKKSKVSGATNTPTVTETKKRPYKRKNCGDANTSAIMDIKKKRPYKRKNCGDENTSTLMETKKKKDCGGDTADTSTVMKKSKDCGGTNTPTVMETKNRPYERKHCGDANTSTAMEACRRKDCGGDTTNTSTVMETKKKRAYRRKKCLPHDLIVDEILTRLPVQTLLTSVLVSKLWYNSIHNDHKRLTYYHFLESQKHPQVILSLLNVRNGVNKNTGEPEYGCHFFKFNTRIYGTENIVKFDKFRGCVFDRGVYEMVGYRHGLPCVAAVGKYSTGYMIVDPNRKDFLSIFHPVKVGKCTTNARTICHGFGFDSSTNKYKLVSFFSTAEKVLNAVVFTLGTKSWRDVTATIVPILGRPIRHLRVRTGRDKSAIFCTTSSNGCLVWKIIANLVEARSDNIEHDYSNMDGNELEMLLSFNLHDDKYQFIQLPAKRTTGEQQKHPLAVFPRLLELKGFPCKHLHDDYPHLLEFKGSPCIARFEKLPTKGSDDSHRSRDDHPSRTRCCCCSKVHLCLLKEEGWVQEESFDVCVDSNLTWSRDLAPDPCCFCFDAIPPTRIFSFSDQMFLYWFNGKHLQVYNLRSKKLQLVLPVHPKEADVFGAKRIEPQHIYYCSDVFSWLDDDISFINQDFQLHCHEDNFVSLQTFIPEGVEGVDVDGFSESDLDRCSAYVLIHRGSKVYYPSY